The Perca flavescens isolate YP-PL-M2 chromosome 8, PFLA_1.0, whole genome shotgun sequence DNA window CTCTCACGCAGGCACAGAACAAACATGgtagttgggtgtcatctgtAATCTTTGCGTTGTGTTCATGTGCAATTTTTTGGCCAAGACAAAGGCGAGGCACGCCTCAGTCAGACTATTTCTTGGTTGtctgcttggtgtgtcagggctttTAGGCGTTCTTTCTGCTGCCGGGAGACTACACGTTCTCCTTGTGGAATGATTAAAGTTTGTTGATTTGCCCTGTGGAAACTAAGAATTAAGTGCTTCATTTACGAGTGAAAGCCCAGATCTAGGTAAAAGAAATCGCCTAAAGTATCTTTAGTGTTATTAAAAACTGGATAGAGAACATAATGTAACATGTAGAGTTCATGTTCAGCTGCAGTGGGTGTGGTGAGGTTAAACCTGTGATGTGTCCTTGACAGCTGTTACACATTCATCTTTCAAGGTGCAGCCTCGCTGCTGTAGAAGTGCCAGGTGTTGTGAAAGACACTTTAAAGTTATAAGTTAATTATTGTATTGGTTTATTATGTCCTTAAATCTTGATAAGTGACCCTccctgtatttatttttaactagACCCATTAAGTGAAAGTTTTCTTTGTTTAGGTGTTTATGTATCAATGTACTCTGACTGTTTGGATCTCAATCGCTGGTATCATGGGAAATCTGGATACGTTGCCATCATCAGGCTGACAAAGGtattgaaagaaagaaattgtGAAATATTTGTTAGGTATGTGgtcattgtgtttttgttcctaGAAAATATTTTATGAACAACATCTTTGTCCTTTCTTGTTACCAACAGGGTAGAGTTAAAAAGGTTTTAGAGAGCTACACCCAGAACTTCACTGCGCCCACTGTGGGGTTTGACTGTCATGTGTCAGAACAGTTGCCTTCAGTATCTGCCAAAACCAGCTCCTTTCTTGCCTTCGAGAGAACCCAGGTAAGAAGAGGCATGTGACTGGTGATGAAAATCATACAGCACAGCATTTCCCATTCTCCGTCCTATATAGAAGTGGTTCTCAAATATTTAACAATAATGTACCTCCTTtgaattttcttttcattcaagtaccccctgaccagcacaAAACATTTTCGGTAGAAAAAATAACCTTGCTATATAAAGAGGCACAATACAGCGCTAGCTGTCAGTGTTTAAACAACAATATTGTAACTGAAAACACTTAAATGCTACATTTCCAATGTTAAGAATCACTAAATCTATTCACAAATTTTGTTGTatcattattttaggaattatgcacaactgatatatatatatttttttatatatcttacgtaccccctgcagtactccaaagtacccctaggggtatgcgtacccccatttgagaaacgcTGCTATATATtgctagcctgggtaaaccctgacgaagttccggcaaatttgagatttgctccgcaagtcagtctggcgaagagcccattcaaacccatttccaatgtcctcaaaattgaggcaccaatcacaaccgctgaggcgggctttacaccaatcacaactgttgaggcgggctttatgcgacgaggatagcgcagcgacggtgagcagctttttgtttacattcaacatgacggctaccgaagccaTGCTTcgcgtgctcggccatgactggcgaccggcaggtcagtctgacatatgccgatttcatgccggtcaatgctacaattaactcacaacataagttatacgagttacagttctcaaggacgcacgcacgcacacacggacagagacacaatcctttctctcaacttctccgccgtgtgtggcGCGTACCCGCCAGATTTTGTGGTGGTAGTGCACTATATAGGCCATTTCCCCCAGCCTAAAAAAAATCCCAGTaacatctggcttttgtttTTGGTGGGAAAGGTTACAATCAGCCTTTATTCCCAGGACAAATAACTCTGCAGTTGTCATAGGGCTCGATTGGTTCCAGCGCCGGTCGACAGTGATAGAAACATGATGCCCGGGTGGACACGCTaattttctccctttttccaGCACGATGCTACGATGCACGTTGCCTATGGTGGTAGATGATGTTCTGTCATCTTGGCCACAAATCCGTCTCCGCCTAGCAGCGCTTGGACATCACTTCATATTAGTCGGCACCGAGTTTGATAGAGAGACTGAATAAGTAACAGATAAAGAGAAGCAACCACCGTAACATCGTCACAAGCTTCCATTTTGCTTTCTACTGTTTACTAACCCTGTTTTCCAGCGTGTTCGTGATGTTGAATGTGACacaccaggaaaaaaaaacaaaaggcatACTCGCCTACTGGCAATAGAGAAGGACTCTATTGCCTATTTTTAACATATATTTACCCAAACTTAAAACCCTGCAAAAGCATGTTAATTTTAGTGGAACAGGGGTATATGTGTTTTTCTAATCTTTCTGTGTGTACTTCCTTATGAGCACAATATTGTTGAGTACTTTTAGGCAGCTCAAGTGCGTCTTGCTTTGTCCTTGCAGTATTACATGTATGAGCTGCTAGATGATGGAAGTAATGTGACGACTCAATCTCCCAGCGCTGCCTGTCCTTTTGCCATTGTATCATTTTCATACACGGATACCAAAGCAACGATTGTAGCATCACAGGAGAAAAGGTTCTGTATCACTACAGCAACACATGTACTTTACCAAATACTATTTTATACAAATTAATAATAGTAATGTCAAATTGATCattgttttcatatttctttCAGTGAGGTGAAAAATCTCGGTAAGTAAATATTGTTGTCTAAAAGATCCATTTACTGAAAATTGATTGTTATGAATTTCCTAATTTAATtctccaccaccaccagtttgtcattactttcctTGGAGGGGTCAGCTTCAAATAGGCACCCTGTTCTATGATGTTGGTCTGAGGTCTACAGTGGCCTTAATCCCTGCAGAACTGTAAGTTAAACTGTGAAAATAGAAAATACACACCTTTTTTAATTCTTAAATGTCTTTGATGATTTAAATTATAACCTATTTTCTGTACTTTGTCTTATTTTTCCATTGTAGACCACCAGTGGTGAAAATTGGCAGAGCCATTTCCATGTCAGATCTGAGAAAGCTATTGCCAAGGGCTGTCTTTGAAACCTGCTTCTCTGGTGAAGGTGTGTTTGAAATATTAGAAAAAACAGCCTTATTAACCAAGAGTTAGAAATGGTGTCTCAAGAAAATTCTTAGATTTTTTGAATATATCGTTGATGAATTTGGCTTTTTTATGTCTTTCAGTCTTTCTAGATGGCTTATACTTTAGTCTGTATGAGTTAGTTTCTTCTGAGGCAGTAGAAACCAACTCACTCCCTCTACTTCTGCGTGAGATCAAGGAGAAAGATCTTGTGAGTTTCTGTTTATTGTCAACTTTTCAGAGATTGTGAGGCTTAGGTTAGTCAttccataaaatgtcaaaaataatcacaaatacCCTTCACGATTTATCAGAGCCCATAGTGGTGGTTTATTCAGTTTGGTCACAGTCAGAAACGTATAGTATTCTATTTTAACTGATATGAAATGCAGGAAACCAAGCAAACCCTTACATTTTTACAATTGTAACCAGCaaattattggtattttttaaatcaaagaatgacaattaattattaataaacaaacaattatttattgTTGGAATTATCaatcattttctgtcaattgacTAATCAATTGTTTCAACACTGGAAATTCCCAGTCAATCTAATCAGTTTCCATGATAATATTAGATTTTCCTTGCCGTCAACATCCAAAAACTGTATCTGACAAACTTGCTCATTTATGCACAGGCTCTCACTATTCAGCTGAATGATGGTGGTTTTCTTATCCTGTTGCACTCCTCACATTTCCTCACATATGATGGTAAGATATAAAAATGATGTTGTCGGTCTCACGACAAAACCTGCTGAATTCTATTTTTGTTTACAACCATGATATAACTTCATATCGGCCACATACAgtatctttttgtttttccagatACTGGTTCCAGTGCAACTGATGTCCTGCAAGGCATGTTTGTGTTTCCAGTCTCGCAGGTTATACAGACAGGTGATTACAGCATGTGTTTAACAgtggatattttcatttaaaggtcccatgacatggtgctctttggatgcttttatatagacctcagtggtcccctaaaactgtatctgaagtctctttcccaaaattcagacTTGGTGCataattacagccactagagccagtcctacaatgagctttccttagtatgtgccatttctgtgtctgtagctattgaggaggagaaagggggagtgggggggaaaggtggagggtggggtgtggccttgaccaactgccactttgctcgtttgaaagccatgatgtctctctctcacgggtgggccaaattctctgggcgggcaaagcagagaaaggggaggtaaccttgctccttatgacctcataaggagaagattcctgatcggcccatctgagcttttattttctcaaaggcagagcaggatacccagggctcggttcacacctatcaccatttctagccactgggggaccataggcaggctgcgggaacgcatattaatgttaaaaaacctcataaagtgaaattttcatgccatgggaccttttttaatatgttgatatatttataaataGAAAAGCAGAGATTAAACAAGTGCTTTTTCTTGATTTTTCACAGACACCAAATCTGGAGGGAAAAAGCCTGCCATTTCATCTGAAATACTGCAGGTTCTACAGGTGCTTAATTATGCAGAAGGCGAAGTTGAGAAAACATCCATTGACCCAGGTGAAGAACTGTGTGAAGTCTTGGCACAGCATATGCAGCGTTACGCAGCCCTGATAAATCCTGGGTTGGCGTTAAGTCCTGCAAGGGAACTCAGCATCTTTCCAGATCAGTATGATGTGCTGGATGCCCACAAGCACCTCTACTCATGCCCGGAGTTGACTAACAGGGCATGGCAGAGCTTCAGGTCATACTTGAGCAAACCAGTCTCTTTTCAACTGCCATTGTCCAAAGCTTCAGAAATCCTGGCACCTAGACAAGAGGAGCGAATAGAAGACCTTGATGATGATGTCTACATCTGTCTGTCATCTCCTGAGGAGGCACCAGCCAATCCTGTTAGCATGGAGTCAGAGGACCAGTTGACAGGCCAGAGATCTCCTGTAAACATTGAAACACCTGTTGACAGTTGTATAACAAGTGCTGCAGTACAAGTTGACGTAACAGCTGTGCCTCAGAATGTTGTACCAGATGATTTGCATGCTGGGGATGCTACTAAATACACTGGCAAATCTGATATGACTGTGCTGATCAAAACTGATGACATGGGGGCAAAAAATGTCTTGACTGCCTCTACATCACATGACCTTCCTGCAGAGCTGATTGTCAGCATCACATCGGCAGAGCGAACTGTCACTGATGAGAGTTTAGGTATGATCAGTACTGTGTCTGCAACAATGCATAATGACATTCAACTTTCTGGTTTTTCAACAGCCAAATTACAAATGACAGGAGTGAACTCTCTGAATGATAAGACTGTTACAACCAAAAAGGTTTTGGATTGCCCTGAGTTCACCAAACTCACGAAAACACAAAAGAGGAAACTACGTAGGGGACATTACAAAGGTCGGAAAGGGGTATCTAAAGTGTGCGTTGAGACTCGAAGTTTACAAATACCAGTGGAGGATGACAATTTGAAGAGTCAGAAGGAAGACCAGGCCAAGGAATCATCAGGCCACCCACAGTTGAGTAATCCTTCTTATATTGAGCGGAGGAAAGTACAGAGGCGACAGTGCAAATTTAGAAAACCATCATCTGTTCGTTTAGCGGTTGCAGAGGAGAAACAAGTAGACCCTGGACAGCAGAACTCTGAAAGCACATTTTTAATGGAACTTGAAACTTTTCCTCTGAGAAAGAAAACTGAGCGCTGGGACTTAAAGCCGGTCATCAGCGAATGTGGAAGAATCTTGGTGCCTCATGGCTCTCTAGATATTGCTGATCAGATTAAGTCTTTAAAGGataagattacatctacaaaAGATGAAAAAATGTTGGTTGATGCCTCTGTTAATGACACAGTCGAAATGGAGCAGGAGTCTAGCACTGCTCCAAAGACAGCAGTGGATGAAACAGAGGCTACAACATCCAAGGATGGAGGAAACCATTTTCAAATTGTTGTTAATGATGTTAATCCTGAACACAATATTTTGAGACCTTCAGATGATGGCAATGGTTTATTGACTTTGAATCAAGAGAGTACTGAACATTCTTCAAAGACTGATTCCACAGCAACTTCTCCCTCAGAAGCAGTTAAAGAAAAGCATACTAATACTCTCTCCCCAGAAAAGATTGCCACAAAAGGTGAATTATTGTTGAGTAAATTGAAATCAGTTCTTCtaagaggaaagagaaaaatgGATTTACTTGTGTCAAAGGAGATGACTGCAGATACTGCCCAAGACACTGAGCCCCATCTCAAGAAGGGCAAAGTTGATTCAGACACTGGGATGCTGAAGAGTAATTATACAATTACAAGTGTCCAGGACACCAATGCGCATGTCAAGGAAGTTTCAAAGATGCTGTCAGTTGACCCTCTTTTTGCATATGCCCTAGGCCTGACCCCTAAAGAGACACCAGATAAGATAAAGAAAACTGAGGGTCAGGATACTCAACAAAGGCAAGACTCATCAGAGACCCAAGAACAAACCATTTTAGACAAACAACCTCAAATCATACACAGGCCTCCATCAATCTTTCCAAGAAGGGGAAGGATTAAAATGCTCAAAAAGCATCAAGGCATCTCTGCAGATAATGTGAAAAAGAAATGTGAGTTCTATTTCAAAATTCTGAAATATGGAAATGGTATTTTGTGCATGATAATTAACACATCTTCAGTATTGTGCATGATATTGAAACTGACTGACCATTTTCTTGGATCTGTCACCTTTGCAACTGTCCTCAGCTTGCTATCACTGCGCTTGGCTAAGTCTTGGCTAGTTCTTAGTTTGCTTTTGCTCTTCTCTTGCCTGTGCTGCATTTTTGCCTGTCCTATGCATCTGCACCCAAACATGTTGTCATTGGCTTAATAAACCAATCCCTTTGTTTGAAACAGTGGCATATTTTACAAGTTGGTGACAGGTCCCTAATAGTAAAACAGGTATATTTCAAATGCTTTCAATGTgctactttttattttcatgctgtttctctttttctcctctgttTTGTCTTCACAGGGTGGTTGCATTTTCAAACCCCAGCTTGTTATGCCAGTGAAAAACTCAATTACAAAGAGTGTACTAGGGATAATTCTGTCACCAAGACTGTTAAGGAAAAAATGAACAGTGCTTGCTCATCTACAGATGCTTTGAACTTACTTGCTGACTTGGCACTCAGTGCCAGTAATGACCAGGTTCCACCACAACCAGACCCAGCACTTGAGAGAGAACCTGAGACAAGTTTGAAGAAGTGTGACCTTACAAAAGATGTTACCACTGCTGAACAAGAGTCAGTTCTTCATGCTCTGCTTAGACAGCCTGCTGCTAGATCCATGCGGCCTCTTGAGTCTCCTTCACCAAGCCATCTTATGGGAGGTAGTGAATTGGTTGGTTTGGTATCTAAAGAACATGCTTACTCATTGCCCCCATCTTCCTCTCTACTGTTGGGTTTGCCAGGTACACCCTTCCAGGTATCTCCTTTAAGTGGTTCTACCAGACTGCTGCACCATCACCAGACAATGTATGGCGATGGAATTAAAACACTACACCCATCTgtcagccagacagacagaagtgaaAACTACCACAGGACTCCAGAATACTTGGAAAAACACATGGTGTGCAGAAGAAAGTTCAGACACTCCCGTACCTTTGTTGACAAGGATGGATCTATCCAAGTCACAAAGGAATGGAAAGAAAACTATGACTTTAATCTAGACAGCAAGTTCACAAATGACTCAAAGGATAGAACTATCGTCCGAGCCTTGCATGGGTATGTACATATGTGTTACTTTTTTATACAAAGAATCTtaacataaaagtaaaaaaaagtatcttttAACATAATTTCAGTGCTATACTTGTTTGTATCTAGTTGAGAAATGTGGGCAATATGTGGTAACATTGACTTTTAGGTCAGATGACATAATAACCAATTATTCAATTGAAAGAGCTAATTTTTTGTACATTTCACATATTTGACAGCCCGTGGGATTTCTCCATGCAAGACACCAATGAAGAAGTGCGGCTCATCGTCCACATGTGGATTGGTCTGTTCTACAGCCGGTCCACAGCCAGGTTCTTTCATGTTGACTCATACCCATGTTCAGAAGAGAGTGATTCTTTGGAAATGCCTAGTGGAATGGTATCAACACTGGCTCAATCTGAGCTCAAGGCTAATTCATTTGCTCCTTTCCCGAGTGTAACAGACGCTTCAGACCATTCGATTTCAAAAGCTTTGGACCTCAGCAAAAAACAGGATTCTGTGTTGGACCAAGGATCTGTGGTTTTGGACTTGTCACTGAGAAACTCAAATGCAGAGATTGTCACTTCAGATCCACAAGTCAACAGAAAAGAAACTTCTGTGTCTGGTGATCTGAAAGAAGCTATTGAAACATTGAAGACACTCAAGTCATCCATGGGGTTACAGGTGGCAAGCACAATTCAGGTTTGGTTCTAAGATTACCGTTACATTGAATACATGCATTTAATGTATTTGTAATGATTTCCAGATGGTCTTTAGAATATAGAACAATTAAAGGATCAGATTTGTGCGCTTGTTAAGTAGTAATAGACATATTTTCATCTGCATAATTAAGGGACTATCAATAAAGACTTATTATAAGAGGGTGAGTTGAAAGGGACAATAGTTTTCTGGCAGAGTGCTATGGCATCTTCATGGGATCACAAGAACTCTCTCTCAAAATCCCCTCAGATCTTTTATACATAGCTCCAAACAGTTGTCTCTGCATTCTGCAATGGAGACTTTGGACAGGGCTCTCTCATCTCCATCCTCCCCTGGGATGCTAAAAAATTGGAGGCTCTGATGGACATTTAGAGTTAAATTCACTACCCCGGTTTATTCTGTCAATCTACCAGGTTTTACCACCATCTGATATAAAGACTCTGAAATGCTATTTGGCACATATACCTGTTATTacacctggtattaaaatccGTCCTGAATAAtctgatcacaagtggacagttGTAAGTACATATGGGAATGCACCCACGACTCATTTCGGAGGTGGTCTgaaccacatacagtatgaccaCATTATTTTAGCAGTGTACAGAAATGTTTCCTGGGCCACATTAAGGACGGTGTACTCAACTATGAACAGTACTACCTActcattttaaagtattttagaGTAAATTGTGCTTTTTGGATGTTATTGTCATATTGTCTGTGATGTGTCGGTGTTTTTATTCCGGTGCTGCCTGCTCTTAAATATCCCTGAATTTCTGGAGCTCTGTGCCCTGCGGTTGCCTGCCTAGCCTAAAACAGGCAGCATCCTGGACAACTCCAGACAGGGAAAGTCCAGCTTCTATCCAGGAGCACAGAAATGAGGCCAACTACGTATAGTTGGTGCCATTCTGCCTCCTGTACAAGTCTCAACTCCTCCACCAAAGGTGACTATCCACCTACTGATTGGTAGTTTCAGTGGCTAGTGTTCAACTAGACAAGGGCTGCCCAACTAACCATGTACCAGgcccattatttatttttcttgagGGTGGTGATCCCAGAACAGAAAAGGCCATGCCTCCTGTGTTTGAGCTCAGACTGGGAAAGCCGTATAGCTTATATGTGATCCTGTGTAGACTACCCTCCAAGTCTTGGCTTCAAGAGGGAGCCCCATATTCCAGATAAGTTGGCTAAGTCCTGTTATGGCCTTCTCATAAGGGTGTTCAAATCACTCCTTTTCTGACCATGGACCAATTTTCAATGGGAGACCCTACCAAGAACTATTGTCCCAGACAACCCAACTCCCATGCAGTCTGATGTAAGTACATCCCAGCTTCCTGACGATGCCTCCTATGCTCCTAATAGTTTGCACCACATATACCAGAAGAACTATTGATGTTTGTGCACTTATTTTCAAGAGCCCTGTGCAGTGTCAGTCATGTACATACTTGTGCTGCACTCTGGTAATGTGCACATTCCACAGATGGACTGCACATACCATGCTTCTGATGTACTGCATGATGGCTACAGAGATTTAATCAAATGAAAGGGAATGGAATCATACATCTTATTTATTGTATTAGGACTGATGGGAATAAAGTAGACAGAGAAGCAGCAAATGTAATGCCAAAATGGGTACTTTGTTTATGACTGATGCACCTGTTAATGACAACTAGCTTTGTTATTGTGATTTACAGTATTCATTGTTTGAATTGCTGGTGCATTAATAGCATAGTGACCTCGAAAAGTCATGGCAAAACAGTAGTCACGGTTTTCACACAAAATATATGTAATTATTcttattctgttttctttttcttatttcagTGTAACAAAAAACAAGTACACTACACAGAGATCATCAATgagataaatgatgccggaaGCACCTATGAAAGTAAGAGGAAAATAGCTGGGAGCCTGGAGAACACCGGACTATCTTGTAAAGATGACCGAACATTCATTCTTGTTCAAGACGAGATGAAAAGTGTATCTATTCAGCCAGAAAATAATCCAACTGCTTCAGGAATTGGCAATGTGTTACATGGATGCAACAATGAGGAGACAAATGTGAAACATAGCATTGAAaataagaggaaaaaagcttGGAGTCTGGAGCACACTGATGTACCATTTTGTAAAGGTGATGAAACATTCATTGTTGTACAAAAAGAGATGGAAAGTGTATCCGTTCGACCAGAAAACCCAACTGCATCAGGAATTGGCCATGTGTTACATGGATTCAACAATGAGAAGACCGATATGAAAGATGGCCTTGAAAATAAGATGAAAAAAGCTGGGAGCCTGGAGCACACTGATGTACCATCTTGTAAAGGTGATGAAACATTCATTGTTGTACAAAAAGAGATGGAAAGCACATCTGTTCAGCCTGAAAATAATCCGACTGCTTCAGGAATTGGCCATGTGTTACATGGATGCAACAATGAGAAGACGGATATGAAAGATGGCATTGAAaataagaggaaaaaagctgGGAGCCTGGAGCACACTGATGTACCATTTTGTAAAGGTGATGAAACATTCATTGTTGTACAAAAAGAGATGGAAAGTGTATCTGTTCGACCAGAAAATCCAACTGCATCAGGAATTGGCCATGTGTTACATGGATGCAACAATGAGAAGACAGATCTGAAAGATGGCCTTGAAAATAAGATGAAAAAAGCTGGGAGGCTGGAGCACACTGATGTACCATCTTGTAAAGGTGATGAAACATTCATTGTTGTACAAAAAGAGATGGAAAGCGCATCTGTTCAGCCTGAAAATAATCTGACTGCTTCAGGAATTGGCCATGTGTTACATGGATGCAACAATGAGAAGACTGATACGAAAGATGGCATTggaaacaagagaaaaaaagctggGAGCCTGGAGCACACTGATGTACCATCCTGTAAAGGTGATGGAACATTCATTGTACAAAAAGAGATTGAAAGTGTATCTGTTCGACCAGAAAATCAGATTGCTTCAGGCCATGTGTTACATGGATGCAACAATGAGAAGACAGATATGAAAGATGGCAttaaaaattcagaagctacaGCAATgagtttagttcaaaaacatggAAAGGATTCAtcaaaatctgtgacagttgTAGAGGTAGACTCCAACAAAGAAGCAGGCAATGTGGTTCTTACAGTTAAGCATGATGCAATTGAATCCAAAGATGGGGAAAACTTGGAAGTGAAAGAAAATCCATACCAACAAGGAAATGTAGAACCTTCTCCAAAAGTGATTCTTACAGATGATGATTCAACAAACAAAGAGTCAGGTATAGTCTGCAATGGATATATTTTGGAAAATGAGAAGCAGTTATCTGGAGAGGAACCTATATCAGTCTCACCAGGCAAGGCTGAAAATGTTAAAGATGTGGATTGTTGTACAGTCTATAAAGGTAAAGTGATCGAAGATGAAGATCCCTTTGGAAAAGAAAATGGATTTGATGAGAAAGACAGTTGTGTTTCACCTGTGGAAGCTAATAGTGAATTGAGTGATCAACCACTACCTATGAATTGTGATGGCCCAGATTCAGTAAAGAAAGATTGCATTACAGAGTGTAATCAGAAACCGCCATTTGATGAGCAACCACCTAAACGCAACAAAGAAGATGCCTGCCATGATTTGCACTTGAGAATGCTGTGGGCAAATGGCAGTGTGTTGACAGATGAAAATGCCATTTCAGAAAAATCTCCTCACACTTCATCAGAAATGGAGCCTATTTCTAATGAACCAGCAGTTGAGGaaaattcaaaaaaatatatttgtttggcAGATAAGGCACATTATCAGAAGGCAGCATTACCCATGTCTGATGAGAACAACTGTTCGTTAGAGGTTTCTAACGCAAATGGGTCAATTCCCCAGACAAATGAGAGTGTTGA harbors:
- the tasor2 gene encoding uncharacterized protein tasor2 isoform X4, with amino-acid sequence MESGNGGASRKGGVLVAVSESSGVFQNNILAPLKSAYLYEESKQSFRYTSAVLVKNPALEEKYCAFRAKRKEEGYSEEDLEESYGFLLFDDVNKANALGETGVLTGNSTCTTLGDPSKGVYVSMYSDCLDLNRWYHGKSGYVAIIRLTKGRVKKVLESYTQNFTAPTVGFDCHVSEQLPSVSAKTSSFLAFERTQYYMYELLDDGSNVTTQSPSAACPFAIVSFSYTDTKATIVASQEKSEVKNLVCHYFPWRGQLQIGTLFYDVGLRSTVALIPAELPPVVKIGRAISMSDLRKLLPRAVFETCFSGEVFLDGLYFSLYELVSSEAVETNSLPLLLREIKEKDLALTIQLNDGGFLILLHSSHFLTYDDTGSSATDVLQGMFVFPVSQVIQTDTKSGGKKPAISSEILQVLQVLNYAEGEVEKTSIDPGWLHFQTPACYASEKLNYKECTRDNSVTKTVKEKMNSACSSTDALNLLADLALSASNDQVPPQPDPALEREPETSLKKCDLTKDVTTAEQESVLHALLRQPAARSMRPLESPSPSHLMGGSELVGLVSKEHAYSLPPSSSLLLGLPGTPFQVSPLSGSTRLLHHHQTMYGDGIKTLHPSVSQTDRSENYHRTPEYLEKHMVCRRKFRHSRTFVDKDGSIQVTKEWKENYDFNLDSKFTNDSKDRTIVRALHGPWDFSMQDTNEEVRLIVHMWIGLFYSRSTARFFHVDSYPCSEESDSLEMPSGMVSTLAQSELKANSFAPFPSVTDASDHSISKALDLSKKQDSVLDQGSVVLDLSLRNSNAEIVTSDPQVNRKETSVSGDLKEAIETLKTLKSSMGLQVASTIQCNKKQVHYTEIINEINDAGSTYESKRKIAGSLENTGLSCKDDRTFILVQDEMKSVSIQPENNPTASGIGNVLHGCNNEETNVKHSIENKRKKAWSLEHTDVPFCKGDETFIVVQKEMESVSVRPENPTASGIGHVLHGFNNEKTDMKDGLENKMKKAGSLEHTDVPSCKGDETFIVVQKEMESTSVQPENNPTASGIGHVLHGCNNEKTDMKDGIENKRKKAGSLEHTDVPFCKGDETFIVVQKEMESVSVRPENPTASGIGHVLHGCNNEKTDLKDGLENKMKKAGRLEHTDVPSCKGDETFIVVQKEMESASVQPENNLTASGIGHVLHGCNNEKTDTKDGIGNKRKKAGSLEHTDVPSCKGDGTFIVQKEIESVSVRPENQIASGHVLHGCNNEKTDMKDGIKNSEATAMSLVQKHGKDSSKSVTVVEVDSNKEAGNVVLTVKHDAIESKDGENLEVKENPYQQGNVEPSPKVILTDDDSTNKESGIVCNGYILENEKQLSGEEPISVSPGKAENVKDVDCCTVYKGKVIEDEDPFGKENGFDEKDSCVSPVEANSELSDQPLPMNCDGPDSVKKDCITECNQKPPFDEQPPKRNKEDACHDLHLRMLWANGSVLTDENAISEKSPHTSSEMEPISNEPAVEENSKKYICLADKAHYQKAALPMSDENNCSLEVSNANGSIPQTNESVETECQNKVMANFNLIGVDHEDGDTQSIEGDQKVVNPIEKEQFYHQAHSPQCEAEAALTKETDLKQIEKTNVGLEKINIVSLIPFIGIDSSREDTVQQHDTHSQGKVEEVDQEEIPFISKTTYPETVQPTGLGGTSEMYSKKPERSAVKISLSLLDVRETNQPVVSGSESDDRCPTPTMDEKPFQYLTCSGPSNTSASAFSGSETSKNMTQKCLNTGSTSRKDEVPHKSTFNSDATPHHDLELRTHRVLQSIDKFRHQTSHTKTSSQIEAEKHSLDQTPNPKNKYIPTCFTTSHIASDFKDKKMQCNTTPAVVSASTSPELHTESTSNFLISPFKSKLEEVLGVKLQLKKTNSPVQQHHFERIDKLQENSVGQDCHPYRSIPCTESLQAIKPNIDQGRHKTTSQSNLSHELRSYSQRPVMAVKPSKTDECQAGCISKDKQIENAVMSHFSVNKPTETPVVTYTIPNTMFLEKKTESLKENFEGLNDDKQDASELSSKSSWLSNVSESNSDTAKFVLQDPLKQYQGRDISKLNYIPLSSFPAQSFESAKKFSKLVDGNQGFITYSSVEKVGQTTKESIEIDQKDCSDASTSHAVYKDGGIIDDRLFLGPQSSLMCTVYNTSRKTSYSFLEQVSQRCLQDDPTEASMEQECLIFSEQMKQLLKRSKRVPVRQQGTHDEVNLSCASPVTVHFCSLEEQEDSVDHLTAHLDVPSLLGQKIKVNMSDRKKTTEEDQTHSPNVSRGTGNPMEHAGVSAVTSECVRLYEEMMNDVCAVKKIPSRPHKHFRIHRSYSKAEPSNHFDFCDQMKREMDESFRSNLNSVVKKSCKTKYRFYVLLTSDDAFFEETKAQLEAEGHTAVQPSEFFLGEDSSSSLLIILRNEDIAEHICEVPHLLELKKSPGAQFAGIDEPDDVVNLTHQELFTRGGFVMFDRAALESLSFCEMKKMSEILQERSRTGKWKWMLHYRDSRRLKENARLSAEAKEKTHFLNWCQEAGILEVLPYHECDLMSREQPDYLTCLVRLQVQNISARYPVFITDTTTDSAFGKNGILTMTFDSFLTYSPSKPITA